A stretch of DNA from Perca fluviatilis chromosome 15, GENO_Pfluv_1.0, whole genome shotgun sequence:
TATTTGTGTTTCGCCACCAATCAGACCAGACATTATTCATAATTCATTTATATGTACATGAAAGTGAATTCCCGAATGTCTCCTTTACTTGTGCATGATGAACATTTGCTAATCGATAATGCATTTGTCTGTGCTTTACCAAATGGTACAACCAGGATCAGAGGCGGCGGTTACTTCAGGAGATGTGCGCTAATGACAGCGTGGTGTTTCCTGGCAAAAACCGTTCGTTTGACGACATTCCCAACAAGGAGCTGGATCACCTTATAGTGGACGACAGGCACGGCATCATCTACTGCTATGTTCCCAAGGTACGCAAACGCCTCCATCTTTTACTGCTTTGTTAGCATTAACTTTAGTTTACTTATGCACGTCCGGCAGAACTATAACATGTTTAAATCCCTCACGgaaaaattttattttctttctaaatgATCAAAAACTTTAAGTTAATGGGGAGATTTGTGATCTTTTCTATAAATGGTAAATGCGAGCTGGAACACTGGGTTATTGTTTTTATGCTAAACAATTCCACCAATTTCTTCCAGTTTCCACCCATTTCCCTGGAATAACTGAACATTTACTTTAGACTTTTACGTGTGCTCCCCCTCTTAGGTAGCGTGTAGTAACTGGAAGCGCATCATGATAGTTCTGAGTGAAAGCCTGCTGCGGGACGGTGTTCCCCAGAGAGACCCGCTGGCCATCCCCAGGGACCTGGTCCACAACAACAGCATGCACTTTACCTTCAACAAGTTCTGGAAACGTTACGGAAAGTttgcaaagcacctcatgaagGTCTGTTCAAATACTTTACATCATATTATTACATCTGCTAGCTTGAATTCAGTCTTCCCACACAAGGACATCAGTTTAATTCTTTTAGTGTTTGGGTGGAACTGCAGAGGTCATTTAATAATGCAGAGGCCACTTAAACAAGTGAAACCCAATCTTTGCCACTATGTGCTTCTggccacaaaataaaatattcacaaaagCTCGCTCACCACACAATGAACTTTATTAGTTATTAGTtgctaattattattttcaatttCCTCCACCATCTCAATTAGTTAATTGTCCATTATAGGTGTGATGATAATATGTCATGTGTTAATacgattttcattcatttttgaaGGTGAAGCTGAAGAAGTACACCAAGTTTATTTTTGTGCGGGACCCCTTTGTGCGCCTCATCTCGGCCTACCGGAATAAATTTGAGCTGCGCAATGAGGACTTCTATGCTTGCTTGTGTGCCCAGGCGATCCATTCCGCCGTGTCCCGATGAAGGCTTTCGTCGTTTGAGGGcatccatccctccttctccaaCTTCATCCAGTACCTCCTGGACCCCcagacagagaaggagatgCCCTTTAATGAGCACTGGCGGCAGGTGTATCGGCTTTGCCACCCATGCCAGATTCAGTATGACTTTGTGGGCCACCTGGAGACAGCGGAGGAGGATGCCGAGCAACTGCTACGCCAGCTGCGGGTGGACAATGTGGTGGAGTTCCCCACCTCCCACAGGAACCTCACAGCCAGCAGCTGGGAGGCCGATTGGTTCAGCACAGTGCCCGTGGAGGCGCGGAGAGAACTCTACAAGCTGTATGAACCTGACTTCAGGCTCTTTGGCTACGACAGACCAGACTCAATCCTCAATGAGTGACTCGCGTTTCTACAAAACTGACCCGGCCACACACAGACAacgtgtttttttaatgtaatgaaATAATGTTACACTCCAACAACAGCGACACCTCCCTCTCGGGTGTCCTACACTGAATGTGCACCTTATTAGGGACTCACTGCTCCAAGAAAAGCACACTTAAAGCcgtttcatgcttcttgcgttCAGCGCTGTCGGGCGAAACGGACGGCGTGCATGGTCACCGCTAGGGTGGGTTACCGAACTCTGTACTTTTTTGGGTACTGACCGAATTACGTCGGTACTACCGAGGACCGATTCACGCTAAATCAAACGgtaaatttcggtacctgagagagcataagcgcaagcttatctgtcctctccgcatattgacagagagcggaagtcccacgcacacacacgcttgTGCAGAGGTGCAGACGGAGTAAACTCGAGCAAACTACGTcggcagttttgttgaagtcacagtgagtcacggcgatGCCGATAATGTGGTTTTATCGGCATCGGCAAGTGGTTTTAgaagtttttcaaaacttcacgcagacagcgtttgctgcgatatgatattaacgGCGAGGGGAAAGCGGTTGccgtgctgttgacgttacacttcctcggagatgagcaggcacaacagtggtttctatgccctagtgactgactgacaggctttggttgtaaggcaaggcaactttagttttaaagcacctttcagcaacaaggcaattcaaagtgctttacatgaaaaaataaagagcaattaaaaacggtcatgatgaaaataaatagaataatatacaaatagagaataaaagaaatgaataattattcaatttaataggttgtactgtagggacgggtttgggaggagagagggaggggttttatttttatttttgtgtaatttctttagagtgtaaaatattctgaataaataacataatgttctaagtaaataggataaataggtttggaattatttttacaaccaaaataatttttttgtaattacagagggaaagtacagaaaaaaggaaccgttgggtaccggaaccgaatttcaggtaccggtatcggtactgatattggttcagatgcgaaaggtacccaaccctagtcaccGCAAACTCGTCTGGTCTTTCATGGTGATTGCGGTCAGAAAGAACCGACTTCTTCTCTCCTGTCATTGCACCCGTACCCGTTGTTACAAAATATTGGCGATCAGACCCTCCGCGCACAGACGCCCAGTCCGCGATTGCGTCATATCGCCGTCCGCACCGCGCTGAgcgcaagaagcatgaaactGCTTTAACGAGGGCAACCCCGGTTAATAACCATTATgcattattgtttattgtttgtaATCACAAAGACAACAAGAAGCGCACAAGTTAGAGTGAAACAGCTGAGATCATGGATTGTGCACATAGCACGTGTCCCTAACATGTGGTGCATCCAGTGTAGTCCTTGACTCGAAACCCCCCCACGCCGAGTGTCGAGCACTCCCAACGTTGATGTCACGCCACGCCACGTCATTTGCGAGGccacagctgtgttgtgtgacaAACTGTGACGGATCACACAGGCTTTTGTAGCAGGATGTCGAAGAGATGTCACAGAGCCACGCTCTGTTTTGTGATGTCATAGAAACCCTTTTTGGTCGGTGACACCAACACAGATGCAGTGGCCGGGGAAAGGTGGGCGATTCGTTAAAACAAGGTGTTAATAGTGTTTGTTGCCATCTAATTTATTTCGCATTGTGTAAGTGCAATGTTTATGTCAAGCATGAAAGGGATTTGTAGGTTTCTTTTAAAGATAAATACTGACAGCTCGAAACAGGTGGAATTCTTTTATACCTCATACACAGATTAAAAGGATACTCACAACTCATACTGCACATCTCTTCATATAGAAGCATGGCAGCTCCAGTGAACATCAGATTTTTCTCAGCTTGTCTTTCTTTCTACATTATTTTCTAATGTCATCTCAGCTGGACATACACAGGTGAGCCTCTGTGTATATTTAAACACAACTGTTTTCCAAagggaacattttttttttattgctttgttGTGTTGCCATGACGCTGTTATTATCAGCATTTAAACACCTTTTGTGTTTTTACACAGACTGTAGCTTTCGACACTGACCTACTGTACATTGGGTAACCCTGGAGACTGCAACAGCGTTGCTATTCCTCCCCCTCTAAATATGATGAACACTTGTGTTCATGTGTCAAGGGCAGCATTTTCTTTGGACGCAGTATTTTGTAGCAAGGAGCTGAGCGCATTAAGTGAAGCCAACGTGGAGTGTTTTTCAGTATGTGCAGTGAAGATACTTCACTCCACAAGTTGGGTTGCTGCAAGATGAGGCTATGGTCAGTATTAATGTCAGATTTTCCAAGTAAAGGAGTGTAATCATGGTTAGAGTCAGGATCAATCACACCACGATCTGAGCATGGATCAGACTGCATGTTTTATATGAGAAGAGCGGGAAGATAAGATAGTGCCTTTGGTTGCAAAAGTttacacagcaaaaaaaaagtatttttgtagAAGGACTCAATTTTTACTTTGAACACAATACAGTGAGAGCTGTGTGAAGCCATTGGGCCTTTGTTTATCTTGTGGGAATATTCTttggaaagaaaaggaaactgtCTTCATGGGAATTTGTATGAATTATGATTCATGTGAGGACTCCTTCAGTGTGCTTGTAACCAGCGGATTGCTTTGTGTGTCGTGCAACACACAGGATTACTGTGTGGTTTTTACTCTTATGTGATTATTCTGCAAGATGTACGTGTTCACACTATTGACTCAGTGTTGTCTCACTGCCTTTTGGTTTATGTGTTTTGTAAAGGTGCAGTTCACACCTTGAAATAGTTAGCATCTATGGCTGGTTTTCCCATCATCACTtggtgcaattttttttttacatgtagcTCTAAAtgcacaaacagaaaaacaggtcTATGCTAAGCAAGACAATGATAATTTGAAGACACACATAGTCATCATGCACTCCCACCTCACCAGTGTTTGGATTGTCAGATTTTCATATTTCTTTTGTAA
This window harbors:
- the chst12a gene encoding LOW QUALITY PROTEIN: carbohydrate sulfotransferase 12 (The sequence of the model RefSeq protein was modified relative to this genomic sequence to represent the inferred CDS: substituted 1 base at 1 genomic stop codon) gives rise to the protein MGTSRMFRVFVVLGSAFMILLIIIYWDDVGASHLYLHTPVSPGPKIPHPPPPHQESQTSRTPSFLSDIDAFVNQFLEPGTGEPTDPVPADTSNQSEKAEERYIPRREWKIHLTPVAAELRERQDQRRRLLQEMCANDSVVFPGKNRSFDDIPNKELDHLIVDDRHGIIYCYVPKVACSNWKRIMIVLSESLLRDGVPQRDPLAIPRDLVHNNSMHFTFNKFWKRYGKFAKHLMKVKLKKYTKFIFVRDPFVRLISAYRNKFELRNEDFYACLCAQAIHSAVSRXRLSSFEGIHPSFSNFIQYLLDPQTEKEMPFNEHWRQVYRLCHPCQIQYDFVGHLETAEEDAEQLLRQLRVDNVVEFPTSHRNLTASSWEADWFSTVPVEARRELYKLYEPDFRLFGYDRPDSILNE